A window of Macrobrachium rosenbergii isolate ZJJX-2024 chromosome 58, ASM4041242v1, whole genome shotgun sequence genomic DNA:
TACATTACTAAACATAGCCAAGGTATCAGACTGAATGTTTCCCCTCCGCAGTCGAAGTTTTGCAATGAATGTTTTGACCTTAGCTATACTGCCACAAACTGTTACATCTCTTCCTTGCAGACTCTGGTTTAACATCCATTTAGAGCATCAGAAATATCACAAGTTAAGCAAGGTTAAGCATGAAGGAATGATCCTCAAGGAAGTGACGAAATCTTCACACTTGTGGGAATGTTGAAAAATTTAGCAATTCTCCATGAAGCTCATAAATACGCTTTGTGACACTTCCCCGGGAAAGCCAACGTACATCAGTATAGAACAGAAGTACACTGTAATTAGCATCAAAATCTTCACACAATAGTTTGAATAACCAGCTGTTAAGAGCACTCCCTTTTACATGGTTAACCACCTTGAGCACCACTGATAACACGCTCGCTAGTTCAGCAGGAAGAACCTTGCATGACAAAACAAACCGATGGATCATGCAATGCATGTCACATGAGGTGCTACTTCCATGAAACGAGCTCTAAAACCAGACCTTTGTCCTAACATTGCTGGTGCCCCATCAGTTGTGCATCCTCTCAGATTTTCCCACGTCAAACCATGTTGCTTGAAAAATGAATCtaccacttgaaaaatatcttcGCCTTTAGTTGTTGCTTCTAAGGCTGCATTCATTAAGAACTCTTCCTTATTACCTTCATTTCCTACATACCGAGCAAACATTAGTAGCTGAGtgttagaatattaaacttttatttatgatgcattggTAATGTTGATTATACGCTTGggtacagtcatttgtttttacccATAATTCTTGTGTTATGATATGCGTGGCATGACGCCGCCTCGAGTAGTGTAACCGGCAAGTTCATCGCCGAAGGTACAAGCCTGTACTGCTCCATCTCCAAACATTCTCCATTAAAGTGACTCATTTATGTAGTGATCGCTTTTATTTAATCCACCATCATGTCCTCTGCGGTCACACTGAGCACAGTTTGTAACATCAGTGGACTCGTCAAGTTGAATTGCAAACCCCCTTTTCAGACATAGAAATCTCGCTAATCACTTGCTGCAAAATATCTAGTGACATTTCTTCTAGTCGTCGTTGGACTGTATTATTCGACAAGGAGATAGAGTTGAgcttttttttcagattcatcTCCTAGGACACAACGCACCATTGCTTTTGCAGCTGGAAGAATAAGGTTTTCCCCAATGGTATAAGCTTTCTTTTGTTTGGCAATCATAAGTGAAACTTCATAAGATGCCTGCATTACTGCACTGTTTTGTTGGAAAATCCTACCACTTGGATCCAGTCGTTGCTTCTTTAACACTTCTTCTTTACGTTTAAAAAAGTTAAGGTCTTTGTCTTTGAACTCTGGATGAGCTCTCTCAAGATGTCGAGTAAGTAGGCTTGGTTTCATTGAATCATTCCCCAGAGTTTTTTGACATAGTACACACACTGGAATATTCATACCATTGTTTACTATGAACGTAAACCCGAACTGTAAGTAGGTCtctgaatattttcttcttttactcaTCATTGTTTACCTTcctaaaagatagaaaaaaatagattacttAACTAATAAGCCCAAAAAGTACCATAAAACAGCATCCAGCCACATCTGAAACCTGGtatgtgtacagtaaacccccgtattcgcgttctcatggtttgcagactcatgcattcgcgggtttctctgtggaacatatctagccatcattcgcggaaaattcgcccattcgcggtatttttcactgagaaatattcaccaattactgtattttcatatattttcatgaataaatgcactttttgtgataaaactattaaaatatggaggtataagcatttttacagggtttttcttgaagtttaagcttatcaaaatgggcagttctaagtgtttttagaggggttatAGCATTCAGAGTTTGacctttagggatgcagtgttggaggCATCCCCAATGAGAATAGGGGTGGTTCACTGTATCTACTGTTAGGTGAATTAAATAAACATACCAGGTTTCAGATGTGGCCATATGCTGTTTTATGGCACTTGTTGGGCTTGTTTTTATGTTTCCGATTcatttaggagcgtgtttggagTGTAGGAATAAGAATGAGTGCAGGTAGCTAGTGCCACGGAAagtaaatgacaagaaaataaaaataactttgtatatatattaatattagatatttttgtcttttcattgtttttcttaattgaatGTATATGTGGAACTGTTTAAGAATGGGCATTATAGAATGTggatgaataaatttgaatttttatttagcatttatcAACGTTTGAGACgaaagagggtgagagagagagagagagtgtgtaatttcAAATGGGTGgagtgcttggttgttggaagagggatgaggttgttagtttgtttgctggcgctgtctgtctgtctgtggaatatgtgaaggagtaagatttttcagtttttctgggagtctttagtcagatttaagaatggatgtgagaaattgagggtcagtggttcttgtgtgggacagtttttgggattatgcttttctgggagttgttggttttcttgttgtgtgctgtttatttgtgtgtgtgttctgttttgtgtttttgtattttcgaatgataaatgtttgatattttgttttgggatgttgtttttaaaaaatgcaggACCTTTATCCATCTAGTATGAAAAttgaagatcagggtgagtgttgtttgttgatttttgtttgaaggttagaattccgccacataatatggAAGAGAGCCCTGTAATtggggctgttgtaaaatagccgttaAGATTGTCTGTTGTGGGTCGAGTGAGTAAATGGTCAGGatagagtgagatagagaaattGATAGTTGAACTGTAGTTGAGGAATAGGGAAcccagggcaaatgtgtgtgtatatgatggggttttgaacatgggagatccgagggtatatataacgtcattgccgagtgtcaggaagaagcgagtccgaggaatatgtgagggagattgtgggaatattacgtacgttggtgaatgtggatgatgagaggtacgtgaaggtacggcaggtgatgacaggtgatttgaaaggagctaatgattggacgtatgaggagttgaaagaaagagtaaaggtagatgaaaatgtaagtgataacgtaagagaacgattgaggagaatgttgtgggataggcaggggcattgagtcgtggtgacgaggattttggggatcgAAGCTTccggaatttaaaatagttctggaagacgacacccatatatcagcgtccccgacatttttctccgtctatcaatcgtgagatagaggagcagtgtgaggagcttgagagggtgggagtgattgaaaggagtacgagcgcctgaatagccccattgtaccggtacgtaagccagatggaagtttgcgaatgtgtgtggattatcggaaggtgaatgaagtaactgtgaaagagcgattcccgatgaatgtggtgtctgattgtgtgtacaagatgaatggaatgaaagtgtttacaaaattagatttggtaaggggctattaccagatgcctctggaggaagggagcaggcatattacggccttttctagtagttcctgccactaccagttccgaagattaagtttcggactggctaatgcgcctgctgccttccaaagggcaatgaatgtggttctggctgggtttgatcgcaagaaggtaactgtttttatagatgatattttgattgcgagtgagactgtagaagagaatatggaactgcttgaacgagtgttagaaaggttggaagaagtaggaataaaagtaaaacttgaaaatgtgtgcttggttggctgggaggtggaattctaggcatatggtgagtggaagaggtgtaaggaagagtgataagttcgtgaataaggtaaagggaatttccacgtccccggaccgtgcgtgagttgaaaggatttttgggtttaattgagtttggaaggaagagattgttcagggatcgggaaaccacttactgaatggaggggaagagaaattgtgtaagattgaaatgggatgagcaaatgatcgaagcgttcgagagattgaaagaggaggctgcaagagacgtgacgttggctttcccggactatagtgagaatgcgaataaactagaactgtatacggatgcaagtaaatatagtatgggaggatgcttggtacaaatgcagaaggcgaatggggagaacaattgagagtaattgcttatgtgagcaaggcgtttggaaaggcagagttgaaatattcggtgattgaaaaggaattggctgcaataaggttttgtgtgaaagcgttgaaagtatttttatatggggtagattttgtgatacggacggaccatcgaccgctagtatatatggttaaaaaggagagtgtgaatgctagaattgcgagaacgatagaggatttgaatgagtttagttttaaggtagagtatgtacaaggtagacagaatattgttgcagatgctatgtcgcgtatgtgggctgaacgagatgatagggttaggagcgactgggacccggaccaagtacctgtaggatttgtggtaaaacaacagtatgtaggggagaatcgagtgtgggaatgtctgtttgggggttgagtaatttggaaacaaatggattgattgacggagtacctgcaagcatgaacgagttacgtgaaaaggtgatgaatgagatgccggaaggaggagtgcgcgaggaaggaagggaattagatgaggaggaaaagttagtgaaagtgttgttggtagtggctgaaatgtttaaaattacagtacgattgttcttttgatggaataggccggtggagtataaaggaagggtggatgaaaatggtatgaatgtgattttaaatgttcactgtggaaaggataattgtagctggctggttaagaaaggtgattgtggggaaaatgagggaatacggggtagggttgaggatatcgttgaagatgaatgcgatgaggatagttgtgaggaagctaagcaggtgaatgtagccgtgagagcgtgtatgcatgaaggaaaaggtaaattagtaacaaatgtagtggtggatcagaataaatattgtagtttggtagacatgggagcacaagtgtcgttagtgagtagtacagtagttagtgaattggaaaggtgcgattgggatataaaagaaaatcaacgagtgtaaggatacatggtttgggacaagggagtgtgttagtatgggaggaggtacaattaaaaattcagttagggaatttgaaataatacataattttgtagtcatggatgagaatgatatgccaacatgtttttattaggaattgattttatgagaatgcatgatataagtgtggatgtcgggaggggaattttaggaaagggcggcaggaaataacgaaggttaaaggaggagatgtgtctaaaactagttttgtaggtatggtagatattgcaaggagtgaaaatgatttgttgagtgaagaggaaattaagcagatgcaaaatcagtgcatgaaaataaatatgttaagagagtgtgtgttaggggtgtaagagtaggaagttggccgtctgagttagaagtgtataagttgaagtgctaagagatttgttgtatgtaaaggtatagtttattttttgcatcaggaaggaatatgggatggggaagtgtatgtgccagtattttcggaagacgcagccgtgggtatgtgtttattagtgcataataggtttgggcatctggggaaaaataaattatgggaatgtatgaggagagattgtatgtgcctggattgagtaaaatttgtgcggatgtagcgattacgtgtgcggactgtcagaagggtaagtatcaaagtgtgcatgcgaatccacctgtgttgcgattgcagatgaaagagttatttgagatggttgtgattgattgtgtgtcgttgcctgtgactgctagaggacgtgggaatggttgtaatggtagatcatttgagtaagtttgcatatgcggtagcgattcggaacaaaagagtgagactgtggcgagaatggtgggtcaagtgatgttgccaatgtgcgtgtgcaagccgacgcgaatgttgagtgacaatgggcctgaatttgttggatgggagtttgagcaaatgttgcgtgattggggcatagaacatgtgtactctacgccgtatatgcccagtgcgaatggattggcggaacgaacggtgagaacgttgacagagatattacgtatgatgagtgaatgtgataatgattgggatgtaaacgttgggcgagcgttgtgggtatacaacgccactgtgcataagggtattggtatgtctccgtgtaaatatgtgttaaattttgaaaagatagtgagaccgagattgggtctatctgagaatgatagggaggtatggaagaaggcgcatgaaaggtttgaaagttacaaggtgggcgagaaagtgttgaaagaagtaatcgagaaagggcggttgaatgtaaataaagtgcgtgaaaaatttgagggtccgtatgaggtgttggaagttggtcccagtgggcttagttatgttgtaggggaagtatgtgtagatggtagtgtgagagaaatgcgagcgcatcacaaccagttgcgtagatggaaggatgtaccggaatatgtgagagagaatggggtgtataaatggttgaaatcgaatgtgggtgaaccaagtatgcatgagagcttgtgtatggaggatcagcaatttgttttgatagagtatggtaaaacgtaagaaagggaagaacgtaagtaaactgaatggtcgtaagttgtgtgataggggtggagtgccaaagtggaaatgagtgataaagcgtgtaatacggatgaatgggatggtatggatagaacgtatagcatatgcgggtttgatataactgagttgactgaacgtgtagggttGGTGAGCGGttgaggtgagcgaaagtgtaagagtaagagagcgtagcagtgatagacgagtgattgaaagcatgaatgaatcgttgcaagaattggaaaggtcaatgagcgaatgggatgggttagttgaagaattgggggaggtatttgggaacgagttagagggtatagatgagattgtggatgaaattgagagtggtaatagtgaagaagatagcgtgaatctgagagagaatggaggagatgatgtgagtttgagtgttgctgggagagagagtgattctgagagaatgattgcgtgcccgcgaacgcgatctagaggacctgctagtgagcatccgtgggtgttgcgtaaggcgatttgaaagaggtgtgaaaggtgttggttgggaaatgctaaaaggggggagaaatatagagggatgaataaatttgtttttatttagcatttcccaacgttttgtgagagagagagagagagagagagtgtgtaattgtcgtgagtgagtgcttcggttgttgga
This region includes:
- the LOC136837287 gene encoding protein FAM200C-like, with product MQASYEVSLMIAKQKKAYTIGENLILPAAKAMLLMFARYVGNEGNKEEFLMNAALEATTKGEDIFQVVDSFFKQHGLTWENLRGCTTDGAPAMLGQRSGFRARFMEVAPHVTCIA